A single region of the Salarchaeum japonicum genome encodes:
- a CDS encoding methyltransferase domain-containing protein: MDYRELLFLRAARETGVLDAVVTDADTVAAVADETGVTERAARIGVETLCDLGFLHRTDDGFEPTNRMLGFLSKTDLRSIGSLPHELDTLDDWIALPETMQTGDRPVPSPDATRNRLGAMAALDEGDVRAAVTAAVHEHPDAATVLDAYGGSGTFSREFARRGYDVTLADTQDVVEVDEPLLEHEPVSLQATDPLDGVEGTYDLVFCANTARTLSPDDNERLLDALYDAVPPGGTVVHVDRLRDHAENPGLLAAEMLARTDGGNAYAEADFGEWFAAAGFERPRVSDVPGTRSQAVAADRPAND; encoded by the coding sequence ATGGACTATCGGGAACTCCTGTTCCTCCGCGCCGCCCGTGAAACCGGCGTCCTCGACGCCGTCGTCACCGACGCCGACACCGTCGCCGCCGTCGCCGACGAGACCGGCGTCACCGAACGCGCCGCCCGAATAGGCGTCGAAACGCTCTGCGACCTCGGCTTCCTCCACCGAACCGACGACGGGTTCGAACCGACGAACCGCATGCTCGGCTTCCTCTCGAAGACCGACCTCCGCTCCATCGGCTCGCTCCCCCACGAACTCGACACGCTCGACGACTGGATAGCGCTCCCCGAGACGATGCAGACCGGCGACCGCCCCGTCCCGAGTCCGGACGCCACCCGGAACCGCCTCGGCGCGATGGCCGCGCTCGACGAGGGGGACGTGCGCGCCGCCGTCACTGCCGCCGTCCACGAACACCCCGACGCCGCCACCGTCCTCGACGCCTACGGCGGGTCGGGAACGTTCTCTCGGGAGTTCGCGCGCCGCGGGTACGACGTGACGCTCGCGGACACCCAGGACGTCGTGGAGGTGGACGAACCCCTCCTCGAACACGAACCCGTCTCCCTGCAGGCGACCGACCCGCTCGACGGCGTCGAGGGCACGTACGACCTCGTGTTCTGCGCGAACACCGCGCGCACGCTCTCACCCGACGACAACGAACGCCTGCTCGACGCGCTCTACGACGCCGTCCCGCCCGGCGGCACCGTCGTGCACGTCGACCGCCTCCGCGACCACGCCGAGAACCCGGGATTGCTCGCCGCCGAGATGCTCGCGCGCACCGACGGCGGGAACGCCTACGCGGAAGCCGACTTCGGCGAGTGGTTCGCCGCCGCCGGCTTCGAACGCCCCCGCGTCTCCGACGTGCCCGGCACGCGCTCGCAGGCGGTCGCCGCCGACCGCCCCGCGAACGATTGA
- a CDS encoding ATP-grasp domain-containing protein, whose translation MLSLAVATDAETLDRIRGPLADRGISASYVNYRKRTLSLSDPPFSPGDFDVGLVYPGRLMEGGVLDAFLDVPWVNDRNAVLRSRNKAGVLARLETAGVPVPETVFVSNPTDDADVLDALAGFDYPVVVKPNSATRGVGVTKLDDPDSLLGVTDYLDLIHDFPATDDTSYLVQECVPDATDYRVMVLDGEYAGAVERRGSGWKHNVHRGADATGTDPPDRVKTLAEDAADVLDIPLLGVDVLDTGARTVVNETNARPTIDAETKYEPGFYDRLAGLVRATRR comes from the coding sequence GTGCTCTCCCTCGCGGTCGCGACCGACGCGGAGACCCTCGACCGGATTCGAGGCCCGCTCGCCGACCGCGGTATCTCAGCCTCCTACGTCAACTACCGGAAGCGAACGCTCTCGCTCTCCGACCCACCATTCTCTCCCGGTGACTTCGACGTCGGCCTCGTCTATCCTGGTCGCCTGATGGAGGGCGGTGTGCTCGACGCGTTCCTGGACGTGCCGTGGGTGAACGACCGGAACGCGGTGCTTCGCTCGCGGAACAAGGCGGGCGTGCTCGCGCGCCTCGAAACCGCCGGCGTCCCGGTGCCGGAGACGGTGTTCGTCTCGAACCCCACCGACGACGCGGACGTGCTCGACGCGCTCGCCGGCTTCGACTATCCCGTCGTCGTGAAACCGAACTCCGCCACCCGCGGCGTCGGCGTCACCAAGCTCGACGACCCCGATTCGCTCCTCGGGGTGACGGACTACCTCGACCTGATTCACGACTTCCCCGCGACCGACGACACGTCATACCTCGTCCAGGAGTGCGTCCCGGACGCGACCGACTATCGGGTGATGGTGCTCGACGGCGAGTACGCGGGCGCGGTCGAACGCCGCGGCTCCGGCTGGAAGCACAACGTCCACCGGGGCGCGGACGCCACCGGAACCGACCCGCCCGACCGCGTCAAAACTCTCGCGGAGGACGCCGCCGACGTACTCGACATTCCGCTCCTCGGCGTGGACGTACTGGACACGGGCGCGCGGACGGTGGTGAACGAGACGAACGCGCGACCGACGATAGACGCAGAAACGAAGTACGAACCCGGCTTCTACGACCGCCTCGCCGGACTGGTGCGGGCTACTCGACGCTGA
- a CDS encoding Hsp20/alpha crystallin family protein yields the protein MRRDDRDDPFDDFFDEIERMMNDMRGGMDESGFGTDTHVTVYEEDDEVRVVADLPGVEKEDIDLKCDGDVLTISAATDAREYDERIELPARVDEHSASATYNNGVLEVSFDRLEDSADISVE from the coding sequence ATGCGCCGCGACGACCGCGACGACCCGTTCGACGACTTCTTCGACGAGATAGAGCGGATGATGAACGACATGCGCGGCGGGATGGACGAGTCCGGGTTCGGCACCGACACGCACGTCACCGTCTACGAGGAGGACGACGAGGTGCGCGTGGTCGCCGACCTCCCGGGCGTCGAGAAGGAGGACATCGACCTGAAGTGCGACGGCGACGTCCTCACCATCAGCGCGGCGACGGACGCCCGCGAGTACGACGAACGCATCGAACTTCCCGCGCGCGTGGACGAACACTCGGCGAGCGCGACCTACAACAACGGCGTGCTCGAAGTGTCGTTCGACCGCCTGGAGGACTCCGCGGACATCAGCGTCGAGTAG
- a CDS encoding type II glyceraldehyde-3-phosphate dehydrogenase gives MIRVGINGYGTIGKRVADAVRDQPDMEVVGVAKTRPNFEAERAVARGYDLYAAIEDRASQFADAGIETAGLVDELVAQSDVVVDATPSGIGAQNKELYEEYDTPALYQGGEDADVADVSFNARGNFDDARNADHVRVVSCNTTGLSRLLAPLREEYGVEKARVTLVRRGGDPGQTSRGPIDDILPNPITLPSHHGPDVNTIFPDLDIDTLGLKVPATLMHMHSVNVTLESEPSADDVRDLLEGESRIFCIPPEFDIDGTGKLKEYAKDLGRPRGDVWENGLWSESVTMEGNDLYLFQAIHQESDVVPENVDAIRAVTDSMDGAESIETTNSALGI, from the coding sequence ATGATTCGCGTCGGTATCAACGGCTACGGAACCATCGGGAAGCGCGTGGCGGACGCGGTCCGCGACCAGCCGGACATGGAGGTCGTCGGCGTCGCGAAGACGCGGCCGAACTTCGAGGCCGAGCGCGCGGTTGCGCGCGGCTACGACCTGTACGCGGCCATCGAAGACCGGGCGAGCCAGTTCGCGGACGCCGGCATCGAGACCGCCGGCCTCGTGGACGAACTCGTCGCACAGAGCGACGTGGTGGTGGACGCGACGCCCTCGGGTATCGGCGCGCAGAACAAGGAACTGTACGAGGAGTACGACACGCCCGCGCTCTATCAGGGCGGCGAGGACGCCGACGTGGCGGACGTGAGCTTCAACGCCCGCGGGAACTTCGACGACGCCCGGAACGCAGACCACGTGCGCGTCGTCTCCTGTAACACCACCGGCCTCAGCCGACTCCTCGCACCGCTCCGTGAGGAGTACGGCGTCGAGAAGGCGCGCGTCACGCTCGTCCGGCGCGGCGGCGACCCCGGACAGACGAGCCGCGGCCCCATCGACGACATCCTCCCGAACCCCATCACGCTCCCCTCCCACCACGGCCCGGACGTGAACACCATCTTCCCCGACCTCGACATCGACACCCTCGGCCTGAAGGTGCCGGCGACCCTGATGCACATGCACTCCGTGAACGTCACGCTCGAATCCGAACCGAGCGCGGACGACGTGCGCGACCTCCTCGAAGGCGAGTCCCGTATCTTCTGCATCCCGCCCGAGTTCGACATCGACGGCACGGGCAAACTCAAGGAGTACGCGAAAGACCTGGGTCGGCCGCGCGGCGACGTGTGGGAGAACGGCCTCTGGAGCGAGTCCGTGACGATGGAAGGAAACGACCTCTACCTGTTCCAGGCCATCCACCAGGAGTCCGACGTGGTGCCGGAGAACGTGGACGCCATCCGCGCGGTCACCGACTCGATGGACGGCGCGGAGAGCATCGAGACGACGAACAGCGCGCTCGGCATCTAG
- a CDS encoding 50S ribosomal protein L16 → MADNPASMYRTIDKPSYTRRDYVTGIPGSKIAQFKMGDLQSEPEDYPVQISLETEEECQIRHGSMEAARLSANRHLIKELGEGNYKMILRKFPHQILRENKQATGAGADRVSDGMRQAFGVPVGTAARIYPGDRIFTAWCQPEEAAVVKEAFRRAYNKITPPCKITVERGEELITQLD, encoded by the coding sequence ATGGCTGACAATCCGGCTTCCATGTACCGGACCATCGATAAGCCCTCGTACACGCGTCGCGACTACGTCACGGGCATTCCGGGTTCGAAGATCGCACAGTTCAAGATGGGAGACCTCCAGTCCGAACCGGAGGACTACCCCGTCCAGATTAGCCTCGAAACCGAGGAGGAGTGCCAGATCCGTCACGGTTCGATGGAGGCCGCGCGCCTCTCCGCGAACCGCCACCTCATCAAGGAACTCGGCGAGGGGAACTACAAGATGATCCTCCGCAAGTTCCCGCACCAGATCCTCCGCGAGAACAAGCAGGCGACCGGCGCGGGCGCAGACCGCGTTTCCGACGGTATGCGGCAGGCGTTCGGCGTGCCCGTCGGCACGGCCGCCCGCATCTACCCCGGCGACCGCATCTTCACGGCCTGGTGTCAGCCCGAGGAAGCCGCCGTCGTCAAGGAAGCCTTCCGCCGCGCGTACAACAAGATCACGCCGCCGTGCAAGATTACGGTGGAGCGCGGCGAGGAACTCATCACGCAGCTCGACTAG
- a CDS encoding protein-L-isoaspartate(D-aspartate) O-methyltransferase, with protein MDFADARDSLADRLARRHDFSERVLDALRTVPRHEFVPDDQQGGAYADRPLPIGDGQTVSAPHMVAAMCDRLALREGDETLEIGTGCGYHAAVTAELVGPENVYSVEYLESLADTARENLANAGYGDVSVRHGDGHDGWPAHAPYDAAYLTCATRSIPTAIRDQLRDGGRVLAPVGDVTQTLVSAEKSDGRLDREYLSDVRFVRMQGDGE; from the coding sequence ATGGACTTCGCGGACGCCCGCGACAGCCTCGCCGACCGCCTCGCCCGCAGACACGACTTCTCCGAGCGCGTCCTCGACGCCCTCCGCACCGTCCCCCGCCACGAGTTCGTCCCCGACGACCAGCAGGGGGGCGCGTACGCCGACCGCCCGCTCCCAATCGGCGACGGCCAGACCGTGAGCGCGCCGCACATGGTCGCCGCGATGTGCGACCGCCTCGCCCTCCGCGAGGGCGACGAGACGCTCGAAATCGGCACCGGCTGCGGCTACCACGCCGCGGTCACCGCCGAACTCGTCGGCCCCGAGAACGTCTACAGCGTCGAGTACCTCGAATCGCTCGCCGACACCGCCCGCGAGAACCTCGCGAACGCGGGCTACGGCGACGTGTCCGTGCGCCACGGCGACGGCCACGACGGCTGGCCCGCCCACGCGCCCTACGACGCCGCCTACCTCACGTGCGCCACCCGGTCGATTCCGACCGCGATACGCGACCAGCTCCGCGACGGCGGGCGCGTGCTCGCCCCCGTCGGCGACGTGACGCAGACGCTCGTCTCCGCCGAGAAATCCGACGGACGGCTCGACCGCGAGTACCTCTCCGACGTCCGGTTCGTCCGCATGCAGGGCGACGGCGAGTGA
- a CDS encoding protein-L-isoaspartate O-methyltransferase family protein produces the protein MEYAAVRDDMVTSLEHDTKDVVHDPAVADAMRTVPRHEFVDDDAGHRAYADREFEHRGTRVLAPSTAARLVEALHPEPGNDVLVVGVGVGYTAALLAELVGAQRVHAVDIDRRLVYDARRTLADAGYGDVLVDCANGADGLPAYAPYDRILVEAAAVRPPRALRAQLADGGRLVYPEGAHRQRLVALEDDDRRDYGEVEFAPLLVEGEQASAPVRNRTVREDRERAAKANERRHGWEQDWIDWDAR, from the coding sequence ATGGAGTACGCGGCGGTTCGGGACGACATGGTGACGAGCCTCGAACACGACACGAAGGACGTCGTTCACGACCCCGCGGTCGCGGACGCGATGCGCACCGTCCCCCGCCACGAGTTCGTGGACGACGACGCCGGCCACCGCGCGTACGCCGACCGCGAGTTCGAACACCGCGGCACGCGCGTGCTCGCGCCCTCAACGGCCGCCCGCCTCGTCGAAGCCCTCCACCCCGAACCCGGAAACGACGTGCTCGTCGTCGGCGTCGGCGTCGGCTACACGGCCGCGTTGCTCGCGGAACTCGTCGGCGCACAGCGCGTGCACGCGGTTGACATCGACCGCCGCCTCGTCTACGACGCCCGCCGCACGCTCGCCGACGCCGGCTACGGCGACGTGCTCGTGGACTGCGCGAACGGCGCGGACGGCCTGCCCGCGTACGCGCCCTACGACCGGATTCTCGTCGAAGCCGCCGCCGTTCGGCCGCCCCGCGCGCTCCGCGCTCAGCTCGCGGACGGCGGCCGCCTCGTCTACCCCGAGGGCGCGCACCGCCAGCGCCTCGTCGCGCTCGAGGACGACGACCGACGCGACTACGGCGAGGTCGAGTTCGCCCCCCTGCTCGTCGAGGGCGAACAGGCGAGCGCTCCCGTCCGCAACCGCACCGTCCGCGAAGACCGCGAGCGCGCCGCGAAGGCGAACGAGCGCCGCCACGGCTGGGAGCAGGACTGGATCGACTGGGACGCGCGCTAG
- a CDS encoding aminopeptidase, which translates to MTVLEEAAETAVVQCLGVEPGETCVVVTDDKREFIGDALYAAAREVTDDATILRYPPGDQHGAEPPAPVAAAMRDSDVFLAPTTKSLSHTRARSRANEAGARGATLPGITEDVFTTGLDADYTLIRRHCADVLSQVADADEVRVTTPAGTDITFEPGDREWLQDTGIVHEDGEFSNLPAGEVFVSPETANGTYVVDGTMMPHGRLDTELTFEVEDGYVTHISDDDVRAQVEAGEDEVGRAARNLAELGIGTNVAVSDLVGSVLLDEKAAGTVHIAIGDDAGIGGDTDAPLHLDGIIENPTVYADGDAVTLPSADD; encoded by the coding sequence ATGACGGTACTCGAAGAGGCCGCGGAGACCGCGGTCGTCCAGTGTCTCGGCGTCGAACCCGGTGAGACGTGCGTCGTCGTCACCGACGACAAGCGCGAATTCATCGGGGACGCGCTGTACGCCGCCGCCCGCGAGGTCACCGACGACGCGACGATTCTCCGCTACCCGCCCGGCGACCAGCACGGCGCGGAACCGCCCGCGCCCGTCGCCGCCGCGATGCGCGACAGCGACGTGTTCCTCGCGCCCACCACGAAGTCGCTCTCGCACACTCGCGCGCGCTCCCGGGCGAACGAGGCGGGCGCTCGCGGCGCGACCCTCCCCGGCATCACGGAGGACGTGTTCACCACGGGCCTGGACGCGGACTACACGCTGATTCGCCGGCACTGCGCGGACGTGCTGAGCCAGGTCGCGGACGCCGACGAGGTTCGTGTGACGACGCCCGCCGGCACCGACATCACGTTCGAACCCGGCGACCGCGAGTGGTTGCAGGACACGGGCATCGTCCACGAGGACGGCGAGTTCTCGAACCTCCCCGCGGGCGAGGTGTTCGTCAGCCCCGAGACCGCGAACGGCACGTACGTCGTGGACGGCACGATGATGCCCCACGGACGCCTCGACACGGAACTCACGTTCGAGGTCGAGGACGGCTACGTCACACACATCTCTGACGACGACGTGCGCGCACAGGTCGAGGCCGGCGAGGACGAGGTCGGACGCGCCGCGCGCAACCTCGCGGAACTCGGCATCGGCACGAACGTCGCCGTCAGCGACCTCGTCGGCTCCGTGCTGCTCGACGAGAAGGCCGCCGGAACCGTCCACATCGCCATCGGCGACGACGCCGGTATCGGCGGCGACACCGACGCCCCCCTCCACCTCGACGGCATCATCGAGAACCCCACCGTCTACGCGGACGGGGACGCGGTCACGCTCCCGAGCGCGGACGACTGA
- a CDS encoding HVO_0476 family zinc finger protein: MSQQQRVGLACPSCSPDLETEHEVLTTGGGTATVKCTDCGHVHKEPLESERTVERDVVVSQGGESFTTTVEVPADETVETGEEFIVETEEAIMQVRITDLQTGDETREVRATAEDVGTFWTRAVDNVEVAVTLHPRDGAHDRTRSITLHVPGDYEFTVGENHEFGDEEFSITGIHVREDALERYDFQKIGHDGDVAMAKDIKRVYGYDETSTAWSAW, translated from the coding sequence ATGAGCCAACAGCAACGCGTCGGCCTGGCGTGTCCGTCGTGCTCGCCGGACCTCGAAACGGAACACGAGGTCCTCACGACGGGCGGCGGGACGGCGACCGTGAAGTGCACGGACTGCGGGCACGTCCACAAGGAACCCCTGGAGTCCGAGCGAACGGTCGAGCGGGATGTCGTCGTCTCCCAGGGCGGCGAGTCGTTCACCACGACCGTCGAGGTTCCCGCGGACGAGACCGTGGAGACCGGCGAGGAGTTCATCGTCGAGACGGAGGAAGCCATCATGCAGGTTCGCATCACCGACCTCCAGACCGGCGACGAGACGCGCGAGGTTCGCGCGACCGCCGAGGACGTGGGGACGTTCTGGACGCGCGCCGTGGACAACGTCGAAGTGGCCGTCACGCTCCACCCGCGGGACGGCGCGCACGACCGCACGCGAAGCATCACCCTTCACGTCCCCGGTGACTACGAGTTCACCGTCGGGGAGAACCACGAGTTCGGGGACGAGGAGTTCTCCATCACGGGTATCCACGTCCGCGAGGACGCCCTCGAACGCTACGACTTCCAGAAGATCGGCCACGACGGCGACGTGGCGATGGCGAAGGACATCAAGCGCGTGTACGGCTACGACGAGACCTCGACCGCCTGGTCTGCCTGGTAA